Below is a window of Undibacterium sp. YM2 DNA.
GCTGTTCACTTTCATTGGTGGCGTGGGCTTCTTCTTTGGCCCAATGATAGGGGCAATCATAGGGGTGTTCCTGACCGTGATGCTGTCAGACCTGACCAAGGCATGGCAGTTGTACCTGGGTGTTTTCTTCATCCTCATCGTCATGTATGCGCCTGGCGGCATGGCTAGCATCATCATGATGAATTTGCGCGTGGCGAAGTTTGGCATGTTCAAACGGGTATGGCCCAGTATGTGGAAACTGGTGCTGGCAGCGGCAGTGACCACAGCTGGAGCCATTCTGGCAGTGGAAATGCTGTATCAACGTACACTGGAGGCCAGCCAGAGTGCTGTCATAGAGATGTTTGGTTTTTCCATTGACACGGCCAGCAGTGTTTCCTGGGGAATGACCGTGGTCGTTATTGCCTTGGGTATTTTTGCCTGCGTGAAGTTGAAGAATGGTTTTGCCGAACATTGGGGCGAAGTCAATACTGAAATCGAAGAACAAATGCGGAGGGCGCAAGCATGACAGGCTTTTCGCTTGAATTAAAAGACGTACGAAAATCCTTTGGCAGTGCGGAAATTATCAAGGGTGCCAATTTGCAGGTGCCAAAAGGCGAACGATTTGCCATTATCGGCCCTAATGGTGCAGGCAAATCCACGCTGTTTAATTTGATTTCTGGCCGCTTCCCTATTACTTCCGGGGATATCCAGCTCAATGGCGAGAGCATCACGCAATTGAAACCGTATGAAATCAACCGACGTGGCCTGTCGCGCAGTTTTCAGATTACGAATATTTTTCACCGTCTGTCCGTGTATGAAAACCTGCGCTGTGCAGTCTTGTGGTCATTGGGATATAAATACTCATTCTGGCACAGGCTGAACGGCTTGAAGGATGCACATGAAAGGGCAGAAGCAGTATTGGAACAGATAGGCCTGAAACGCAGGCGTAATGTCACGGCCGGTTTGCTAACCTATGCAGAGCAGCGTGCGCTGGAAATCGGTATCACCATCGCTGGCGGTGCAGATGTTATTTTGCTCGATGAGCCTACTGCCGGTATGAGCAGGTCGGAATCTGATGCGGCAGTTGAACTCATACGCAAGGTCACGGTCGGCAAATCCCTGTTGATGGTGGAGCATGACATGAGCGTGGTCTTCGGCCTGGCCGATAAAATTGCCGTGGTCGTCTATGGTGAAGTCATTGCCTGCGATACGCCTGCCAATATCCGCAATAATCAAAAAGTCAAAGACGCCTATCTGGGTGGTCATGCGCCGGTGGAGGTTGAATGAGCTTACTGACGATAAAAAATCTGAATGCATACTATGGCAAGAGCCACGTCCTGCATGGTGTTGATATGCAGGTCAATGCGGGGGAAATTGTCAGCCTGCTGGGGCGCAATGGCGTAGGGCGCTCGACTACCGTCAAGGCAACTATGGGACAGGTCGATGCGACTGGCTCCATCTTGTTCAAGGGCGAGGAAATCATCGGTCTGAAAGCTTTCCAGATTGCCCATAAAGGCCTGGGTTATGTACCTGAAAACCGTGATATTTTTCCTGGTTTGACGGTGGAACAAAATCTGATGCTGGGAGAAAAATCCGGTCGCCCCAAGGGAAGCAAGCCGCGCTGGAGTTTGGAAGACATGTATCAGATGTTCCCGCGTCTGCGTGAGCGCAGGAATACCCAGGCAGGGGTGATGTCCGGCGGTGAGCAGCAAATGCTGACGCTATGCCGCACCTTGATGGGTGATCCTGACCTGATCATGATTGATGAACCCACCGAAGGATTGGCACCAAAGATTGTTGAACTGGTAGCAGAATACTTGAAGGAGCTGAAAAATCGCGGTATCTCCGTTTTATTGGTAGAACAAAAATTGGCAATTGCGCTGGAAATTTCACAGCGTGTATATGTCATGGGACATGGCAGCATTGTGTTTGAAGGCACACCTGCAGATTTGCGTGCCAACGACAATATCCGTAAAGAATGGCTGGAGGTGTAAAAGCTTCCTGCCCCATGCTGATAAATGCTTGGGTACTCGCGTGCTTCTGCCTATGGTATGTCTTGATCAGTTTCTAACCTGGTTGCCTCAATTAGGTTGGAACCTGATCATTTTTATTTTTTATGTCATCAAGATCGTCCGTTTCTACCCGATTGCGCCCATTTTCCTTGGCGCGGTAGAGTGCTTTATCTGCGACTAGCAATAGTGCTTCAATATCAGGCACGGCTTGGTGGATGAGGCTGATTCCTATGCTGACAGTGACCTTGATTTGCTGGTCATCACCAATGGCTATGGGAGTACTGGCAAGTTTGCTGCGTATCCGCCCGGCTATCATTTCAGCGTCCTTGCGGCTGCAGCCGGGCAATATGGCCGCAAATTCTTCACCACCGATACGACCCAGTGTATCGACTTCACGCAAGCCAGCGCTGGCTATGCGCGCAAACGCCACCAGCACGCGGTCACCACCAGCATGGCCATACGTATCATTGACATCCTTGAATTTGTCGATGTCCAGCATCAGTACTGCTACCGGGCGCCTTTGTTCAGCCAGGGCGCACAATTTGCTGGAAGCCCGCTCATTAAATGCCCGCCGGTTCAAAAGGCTGGTCAGTTGGTCGTGTTCTGCAACGTACTTGAGTTGACGCAAGAGTTCTTCGCGCGCTGCCATGACGCAGGCTACAGTCAGTGGCGCCAGTGTCAGCAAGCTTACTCCTATGCGTATTGATAGCAGCATGGGGCGTGCATTCATGTTGACGATGGATATTGGCAGGTAGCCCATGGACATGGAAATCAATACCCAGCAGCTGTAAAACAAGGTCAGTAAGCTGGTGATGAAAATGTCATAGCTGAGTGCGCACCACAGTAAAGCAGGGATAGGGAAAACCGGGGCACCCGGGCCGCCTATGATGATGCCCAACACAAAGGACGCCAGAAGGGCGCAGACAGGTAGAATCTTGCCAGGCTGGATGCTGTAAGTCTTGAAAGCACGGCGACGGTTTAATCTGAATCCTGATAAATCTGGCAAGCTGAGCATGACAGGTAAAATTGCCATCAAATTGACCAGTTCATTCACGAACCAGAATGCCCAGCCTTTGAGCGGACCAGCATTTGACAGGCTAGTATCAGTCATGGTGCCAAAGACACCGGCCGTCGCGGCGGCGCAAGAAGCTACAAGCGCAAGATAAAAGACAGAAAGCGGGTGTTTTAAGCGTCTATGTTCTTCATTAAGCCATGAAAAGAGCAGTACGCCAGTGATGACGCAAACCAGATTTCCGCCAGTTAACAATAAACTGGATGACCAATTGTTGCCCATCATTAAGTAGGTTGAGATGTACGCCGATATCGCGGCCAGCCATCCGCAGGACTTGTTTAGCGATGGGAAGTGTACAAACAGGCCTATTATGATGGCATTGGCTGGCCATAGTGCCGCAAGATGTCCCAAGGGGCGGCTGAGTATTCCCAGTGCACATGCAGCAAACACGATGAGGCCAGTGATGGCTGCTGCTTTGATTTGCTCAGTCCAGGTTGGAATAGGATGCATTATTAACTCAAAGACTCCGGTGCCCGTTGGCTTTACAAGGTATAAGCTGCTTCTTATCCCATCATAGTTTGAATCAGACTTGCGCGACTAGATTTTCCAATGTGGGCATGCTTAATAGACTAAAGTACTGTAGCGGACAGTCGGTGCCGCATGCACTTTTTTCGGGGCTCAAGATTATTTTTATACCCATCAGCACCGGAACTAAAATAAAATAATACGCTCGTACTATTTTGCGGTATAGTAATCAAAAATAAGCTTACACCAGATTTTTAAAAGCACTGAACTGGCAAATCCAAGCAGTATTTCACCTATAGGAAGAGACATGAGCGCCGAATATCAAGTGAATGGCAATATCGCCGTAATTACCCTGAACAATCCACCTGTGAATGGCCTGGGCCATGCCACCCGCACAGCAGCGGTGAACGGCATGAAGCAAGCCTTGAACGATGACGCTATCAAAGCCATCGTCATTACAGGTGCCGGTAAGGCATTCTCCGGCGGTGCGGATATCAAAGAATTCAATTCCCCAAGGCGTCTGCAGAGCCTAGTCTGCATACGTTGATCAATGTGGTGGAAGGATCTGACAAGCCAGTCATCGCTGCTATTCACACAGTGTGCATGGGTGGTGGCCTGGAACTGGCGCTGGGTTGTAATTACCGCGTCGCATCCAAAGGTGCGCAAATTGCCTTGCCTGAAGTTAAATTGGGTATCTTGCCGGGTGCTGGCGGTACGCAACGTCTGCCGCGCGTGCTGGGCCTGGAAATGGCATTAAACATGATCGTCTCGGGTACACCCGTACCCTCTGAAAAACTGGCCAAGACAGCGATCTTCAATGAAGTTGTGGAAGGCGATGTACTGGAAGCTGCACTCGCATTCGCTGCAAAAGTTGCTGATGTGAGCCCATTACCAAGAGTACGTGATATCAAGATTGATTATCCGAACTATGAAGCCTATCTGCAATTCTCACGTAATACGGTACGCGCCATGGCCGGCCCTTTCCCAGCACCTTTGAAATGCGTGGAAGCAGTCGCAGCCGCAGTCACCAGGAAATTTGATGATGGCATCAAGTTTGAGCGTGAATTGTTTGTCGATCTGGTACAAACCACAGAATCCAAAGCCTTGCGCCATGCCTTCTTCGGCGAGCGTGCTGCCAGCAAATTGCCAGATGTGCCAGATGACACGCCAACTCGCCCCATTAAATCGGTTGCCGTTATCGGTGCGGGTACCATGGGTGGCGGTATTGCGATGAACTTTGCCAATGCCGGTATCCCTGTACAGATTCTTGAAATGAAGCAGGAAGCACTGGACAAAGGTCTTGCGACTATCCGCAAAAATTATGAAAACACACTTAAAAAAGGCAAGCTGACTCAGGAGAAGTTTGACCAGCGTGTGGGCTTGATCACTGGCACTTTGTCGTATGAAGAGATTGCTCAGGCAGATATCGTCATTGAAGCCGTGTTTGAAGACATGGGCGTCAAGGAACAAGTCTTCAAAAAGCTTGATGAAGTCATGAAGCAGGGCGCCATTCTGGCATCGAATACCTCTACTCTGGATGTCGATAAGATTGCTGACTTCACCAAGCGCCCTGAAGATGTCATCGGCACCCATTTTTTCAGTCCTGCAAACGTCATGAAGTTGCTGGAAATCGTGCGCGGTAAAAAAACTGCCAAGGACGTGCTGGCAACGGTGTTGGGCCTGTCCAAGAAAATCAAGAAAACCGGTGTGGTATCTGGCGTCTGCGATGGTTTCATTGGCAACCGCATGATAGAGCAATACAGCCGTCAGGCAGGCTTCTTGCTGGAAGAAGGTTGCACACCTGAGCAGGTTGATAAAGCGGTAGAAAAAATGGGCTTTGCCATGGGGCCATTCCGTATGGGTGATCTGGCTGGCAACGACATCGGCTGGTATATCCGCAAACGCCGTTACGTAGAAAAACCACAAATCACTTATTCCAAAACAGCAGATTTGCTGTGCGAGTTGGGCCGCTTCGGGCAAAAGACCGGTGCAGGCTGGTATGACTATAAACCGGGTGACCGCAAAGCTTATCCGTCTTCCATTGTGAATGACATGATCATCCAGCACTCTGCTGATCTAGGTATTACACGCCGCAAGATTTCTGATCAGGAAATTGTCGAGCGTCTGATATTTGCGCTGGTCAATGAGGCAGCATACATCCTGGAAGAGGGTATCGCGACACGCGCATCGGATATCGATATGGTGTATCTGACTGGCTATGGCTTCCCATTGCATACTGGCGGACCTATGTTCTATGCAGATACCGTGGGCTTGCCCAATGTAGTCATGGCCATGGAGAAATATGCGAAAGGCCGCCATGGAGACGCCTGGAAACCAGCTCCTTTGCTGGCAAAATTGGCTGCCGAAGGAAAAACTTTCAATTAAATAAAGTTAATTGAAATTAATAAGTGGCTTGTCTGAGGAATTAGCCTTCAGGCAAGCCATTTCCTATTGGTAAAGAAGTAATCTCATCTGCAAAAAACTGCCGGGCTACCAATATCTCCCCCCAAATCCCATAATTTCTCTATAAATCATGGGCTTGTCTGCAAGTCACCAAAAGCACAATGCTATAATGTGCGGTTAATTCCCATCTTTATTGCAAAAGGTTTTCTGTGCTTTCTACCGCTAATATCACCATGCAGTTCGGCCCCAAGCCGCTGTTTGAAAATATCTCAGTTAAATTTGGCGAAGGTAACCGCTATGGCCTGATCGGTGCCAATGGCTGCGGCAAATCCACTTTCATGAAGATTCTCGGTGGTGACCTTGAGCAATCTTCAGGTACGGTCATGCTGGATCAGAATGAACGCCTCGGTAAATTGCGCCAGGATCAGTTTGCCTTTGAAGATATGCGCGTACTGGATGTGGTCATGATGGGCCACACAGAAATGTGGGCAGCCATGTCGGAGCGGGATGCGATTTACGCGAATCCTGAAGCAACTGACGACGACTACATGAAAGCAGCTGATCTGGAAGCCAAGTTTGCTGAATATGATGGTTATACCGCAGAAGCACGTGCTGGCGAATTATTGCTGGGCGTTGGTATACCAACTGATCAGCATCAGGGCGTCATGAGTGCCGTTGCACCAGGCTGGAAGCTGCGCGTCTTGCTGGCGCAGGCCCTGTTTTCCAACCCAGATATTTTGCTGCTTGATGAGCCAACCAATAACCTGGACATCAATACCATCCGCTGGCTGGAAGACATTCTGAATGAACGTAATTCCACCATGATCATCATTTCCCATGATCGCCATTTCCTGAATCAGGTATGTACACACATGGCGGATATGGATTATGGCACCCTCAAAGTGTATCCGGGCAATTACGACGACTACATGCTGGCATCGTCACAGGCGCGTGCACAGCAAATGGCGAACAATGCCAAGGCCAAGGAAAAGGTCGCAGAGCTGCAAGATTTTGTCCGTCGCTTTTCTGCGAATAAATCCAAAGCGCGCCAGGCAACTTCACGTGCCAAACAGATTGATAAGATCAAGATTGAAGAATTCAAACCATCAAGCCGCCAGAATCCTTTCGTGCGTTTTGATGGCGAGAAAAAATTGCACCGTCTTGCAGTGGAAGTGCAATCCCTGAGCAAGGCTTACGACAAGACCTTGTTCAAAAATATCGACCTGATGGTTGAGGCAGGCGAAAGAATCGCGATCATCGGTGCCAACGGCATTGGTAAAACGACTTTGCTGCGATGCATAGGTGGTGGCGATATCACTGGTTTGAATGCGGATTATGGCACTGTCAAATGGGCAGAAAACGCCAATGTCGGTTATATGCCGCAAGATCCTACCGAAGAATTTGCATCTGATAAAAACCTGACTGACTGGATAGGTCAATGGACGCAAGAAGGTGATGATGACCAGGCAGTCCGCTCCATTCTGGGTCGTTTGCTGTTCGGTGGTGATGATGTCAAAAAATCGGTCAAGGTATTGTCCGGTGGTGAAAAAGGCCGCATGATGTATGGCAAGCTGATGCTGGGTCGCCACAATGTCCTGTTGCTGGATGAGCCTACCAACCACATGGATATGGAATCTATCGAGTCACTGAATATCGCGCTCGAAAAATATGCTGGCACCCTGATTTTCGTTTCGCATGACCGCGAGTTTGTTTCTTCTTTGGCGACACGTGTTCTGGAAATCAAGGAAAATGAAATCATCGACTTCCAGGGCAGTTATGAAGAGTACCTGAGCAGTCAGGGTATAGAGTAAAAGCAAAAAGCCAGGTTCACCTGGCTTTTTTTGGGCCCTGATATCCGCTTATCGGCTCAGGGCTTTCCTAGCAACAAATCAAGTCTGTCACTCAGGCTGCGCGCCATTTCTGGTCCTTTGGCTTTTTGAACTGCTTCGACATAGGCCTGTCTTAATGTGCGGAAATCGTCAATGTTTGCTGCACGTTCCACCTTGAGTTGCAACCCATAACCGCGCAAGCCTATGGCACTTTTAATGGTCTCATTGTAGAAGTTATATAGCGCCTGAAATCGCTCTGCATCTGTCATCGCAGGTGCAGCAGAACTATCGGCAACCGGAGACGTTGCTGCTGCAGTTGCGTGGGGAGGGGATTCAGAGGCGCCATTGGCAGACTCTGCTTGCTGCGCAATTTCAACAATGAACTCTTGTTCCAGAAGTTCTTGCAGGTTCTGTTCTGTCAAACCCAGTGCCGACACCTTTTTCATGATGTCTGCGGCGCTTTGTTTGCCGTCTATCATGACCAGTAAGGTGCGCAATCTGGATGCCAGTTGATGCTTCCTGGTTGTAATTTCTTCCCGGCCTTTTTCGGTCTTGTCGTAGATGCTTGCGTTCATATCCAGCTACGGCCTTTGCTTGTCTCAATATGTCAGAAATTATTTCTGCTTTTTTTGAGGATACATCAATTCAGCCGGACTGCCAATGAAATGAGGGTAAATGCCGCTCCTATCTTTAGTTCGGTAGCTTGCGAACCAATTTGACAGTTTTTAATTCGGAGGAGCTGGTACATGTGTCGTTTGTTGAGGACGAACAACTGCTGCAACCGGAACCGCATCCTGCGGTTTGTTTGACTGCTTTAGTCAACAGTGGGGCGAGGGCGGGGAAGTGGCGGGCACAAGTTGTCCTGATTTTTTCTCTGGCGGCTGCTGGCATCCATTTTAATAACAAATAAGCAGCAGCTATAGCCAGTAATAAAGCGGCGATCAGGTTTTGCATAGGTCTTATCTCCCCAGAAAAAAGCTGGAAATATGATAGGTCAGGAAAGACGCGCAATAGGCCAGACCAAATAAGTACGCTGCCATGATGACCGGGTAGCGCAAGGTATTGGTCTCACGTTTGACCACACTCAAGGTCGCCACGCATTGTGGAGCAAAAACATACCAGGCCAGCAGGGACAAGGCCGTTGGCACGCTCCAGGAATGCGCTATCAATGGCTCCAGCGAGCGGCTCAGTTCTTCGCCTGATTGCGAGAGTGCATATACTGTACCCAAGGCCGCTACGGCAACTTCACGCGCTGCCAGTCCTGGTACCAGGGCAATGCAGATTTGCCAGTTAAAACCAATCGGCGCAAATATCACTTCCAGTGCACGGCCCAGGTAACCGGCAATGCTGTAATAAATTGGCGGCTGGGTTGCATTTTCTGGTGCGCCAGGAAAGCTGCTGAGGAACCACAATAAGATCATTAAAGACAGGATGATGGTACCAACACGGGTCGTGAAAATCTTTATTCTTTCCCATAAACCGAGGAGCAGGTTGCGGACGTTTGGCCATCGATAATCGGGCAATTCCAGCATCAGGGCCTGTTGATGTACTTCGCTGCCCCATTTCTTTTTAAAGAAGTAGGCCACCAGCATGGCAGATACTATGCCGCCGAGATACAGAAGAAATAATACCAGCCCCTGCAAATTCAACATGCCCAGAACGGTTTGGTCAGGAATGAAGGCGGCGATGATGAGCGCATACACAGGTAAGCGTGCGGAACAGGTCATCAGCGGGGCGATCATGATGGTCACCAGCCTGTCGCGCGGATTTTGTATGGTCCTGGTTGCCATGATGCCTGGAATCGCACAGGCAAAGCTGGACAGCAGCGGAATAAAGGCGCGACCAGACAAGCCGACTTTACCCATGACTCTGTCAAGTAAAAAGGCGGCACGTGGCAAATAGCCAGAATCTTCCATGATCAGGATGAAGAAGAACAGGATCACGATCTGCGGCAAAAACACCAGCACGCTGCCTGCACCGCCTATCACGCCCTTGACCAGCAAGCCTTGCAGTATGCCGGGTGCCAGCGCTGATTCAACTGCAGTGCCAGCCGCATCGATGCTTGATTTGATCAAATCCATCGGTGCCTGTGCCCAGGCGAATACTGCCTGAAATACCAGGAACATCAGGGTCGCAAAAATGACGGGGCCAATAGCCGGGTGCAAAATCCAGCTATCCAGGCGATAACTCAAACTGGCCGCACGTTCGCTGGCGGCGTCAACATCTTGCGTGACACAGGCTTCCAGTACCGCGTTGGCTTGTTGTTGCAAGCTCTCAGGGCTCTGTGCAGAAAGTGCATGCGGTGTGATGTTGCCATTTGGTTGCAACGTTTGCGCCAGTGCTTCCAGCTCAGTCAAAAGCGCATCAATCCCTTTTGGATCGACTGCAATGGTCTCGACCACAGGGATATTCAGCTTGCGGCTCAATGCGGCGATGTCGATATGGATATGGCGTTTTTTAGCGATATCCATCATGTTCACTGCCAAGATCAATGGCTGACCAAGTGCAAGTAATTCAAACACCACGCGCAGGCCGCGTTTCAAATTGGTGGCATCGACTACGCACACCACAGCATCCGGCATGGTTTCATCAGTTCGTTGGCCGGTGACCACTTCCTGGGTGATTTTTTCATCAGGTGTGATGGCGTGTAGGCTGTAAGTACCTGGTAAATCCAGTACCTGCCATTGACGCCCTGCATCAGAACGGAATTTACCTTCTTTCCGTTCTATCGTGACGCCCGCATAGTTTGCTACTTTTTGTCGAGCACCTGTCAATCGATTGAAGAGTGCAGTTTTTCCGCAGTTAGGGTTACCGACAAGAGCGATGAGCGGAGAAAACAATTCGTTCACTATGTTCCTACTTTTTCTGAATGACTAACACCGAGATTGGTAACGCCTATGAGGGCTGCTTCAAAATTTCGCAACGCAAAGGTCGATTGGCCTATCCTGACGGCCAGTGGTTCTCCACCAAAATATCCTTTGTGTAATATTTTTACAGGCTCACCTTTGACAAAGCCTAGTTCTTTCAGGCGACGGGTAATATTGAACAGGCTATCGTCTTTTGCATCGCCTTGCTCCTGCACATCGACAACGACGCCAGAATCGCCGACTTTCATCAGGTTCAACGTAGTAGAAACTGCTTGCTGTAATGGCGAACCGCTCATCGCTATTTTCCCGTGACCAAAAAATGCAACTCTAAATGATAATGAGAATATATATCAATACCAATTATGTTTCAATCGTCATAGAGACTGTGAGCGTTCAGCTTTGCGTTTCCTCATGCGTAAAGTGAATTATTTTTCTTTATGTAACAAATTTGGAAATATATCCGCCCATTACTTTATTTTTCAGGCAAGCCTTCATATAAATCCTTGCGCAATTACCACCCCAGGAATATAGTTGTATTGTACAACTATAGGTGAATGGGTCATGGATGCTTCAATATCTTCGCTAACTGTTCAGGGAATTCGCGACGCATCGCGCAGGCTGGTTCGTGAATTGGGTTTCATGAAGCCCACTTTGGCTGGCACCATGCTTCCTGCGTCCGCTGTGCATGCATTAATTGAAATAGGGGACCACGGTGTCCATAGCGCGACTGCATTGTGCGAAATACTGGGCCTGGAAAAATCCAGCGTCAGCCGCATGGTTAGAAAACTTATAGAAGGTGGCGAACTGGCAGAGGCCGGCAATTTGAAAGATGGCCGGGAAAAACAGCTTGTGTTAAGCCCGAAAGGCAGGCAGACCCTGCTTGCGATTAACCGGTTTGCCAGTTTGCAGGTTGGCAAGGCTCTTGAACGTATTCCGGTTTCGGCGCATGGCAAAGTACAGACAGGGTTGAACATGTATGCAGAAGCGCTGGCAGTTGCGCGTAAAGGTGACTCAGCCGCTACCGCACATGATACGTACATCCAGTCAGGTTATCACCCTGGCATACTTGGCCGTGTAGTTGAAATGCACGCTCGTTACTATGCACGCTATGCTGGTTTCGGGCATTTTTTTGAGGCCAAAGTTGCCAGCGGCATAGCTGAATTTGCAGGGCGTCTGGAAAATCCAGGCAATCAACTATGGTTTGCAATCCGCGACAATATCATCCTTGGCAGCATCGCGATTGATGCCGAAGACCTGGGTGGCAATATTGCCCATCTTCGCTGGTTTATTGTTGATGACGAATTGCGTGGCAGTGGCATAGGGAGGCGCTTGCTTGCTGAAGCTATTTCTTTTTGTGACCGACAACAATTCAGCGAAATACATCTATGGACTTTTAAAGGGTTGGACGCGGCGCGGCGCTTGTATGAAGAAGCTGGGTTTGTAT
It encodes the following:
- a CDS encoding ABC transporter ATP-binding protein; amino-acid sequence: MTGFSLELKDVRKSFGSAEIIKGANLQVPKGERFAIIGPNGAGKSTLFNLISGRFPITSGDIQLNGESITQLKPYEINRRGLSRSFQITNIFHRLSVYENLRCAVLWSLGYKYSFWHRLNGLKDAHERAEAVLEQIGLKRRRNVTAGLLTYAEQRALEIGITIAGGADVILLDEPTAGMSRSESDAAVELIRKVTVGKSLLMVEHDMSVVFGLADKIAVVVYGEVIACDTPANIRNNQKVKDAYLGGHAPVEVE
- a CDS encoding ABC transporter ATP-binding protein, whose product is MSLLTIKNLNAYYGKSHVLHGVDMQVNAGEIVSLLGRNGVGRSTTVKATMGQVDATGSILFKGEEIIGLKAFQIAHKGLGYVPENRDIFPGLTVEQNLMLGEKSGRPKGSKPRWSLEDMYQMFPRLRERRNTQAGVMSGGEQQMLTLCRTLMGDPDLIMIDEPTEGLAPKIVELVAEYLKELKNRGISVLLVEQKLAIALEISQRVYVMGHGSIVFEGTPADLRANDNIRKEWLEV
- a CDS encoding GGDEF domain-containing protein, giving the protein MTDTSLSNAGPLKGWAFWFVNELVNLMAILPVMLSLPDLSGFRLNRRRAFKTYSIQPGKILPVCALLASFVLGIIIGGPGAPVFPIPALLWCALSYDIFITSLLTLFYSCWVLISMSMGYLPISIVNMNARPMLLSIRIGVSLLTLAPLTVACVMAAREELLRQLKYVAEHDQLTSLLNRRAFNERASSKLCALAEQRRPVAVLMLDIDKFKDVNDTYGHAGGDRVLVAFARIASAGLREVDTLGRIGGEEFAAILPGCSRKDAEMIAGRIRSKLASTPIAIGDDQQIKVTVSIGISLIHQAVPDIEALLLVADKALYRAKENGRNRVETDDLDDIKNKNDQVPT
- a CDS encoding ABC-F family ATPase — its product is MLSTANITMQFGPKPLFENISVKFGEGNRYGLIGANGCGKSTFMKILGGDLEQSSGTVMLDQNERLGKLRQDQFAFEDMRVLDVVMMGHTEMWAAMSERDAIYANPEATDDDYMKAADLEAKFAEYDGYTAEARAGELLLGVGIPTDQHQGVMSAVAPGWKLRVLLAQALFSNPDILLLDEPTNNLDINTIRWLEDILNERNSTMIIISHDRHFLNQVCTHMADMDYGTLKVYPGNYDDYMLASSQARAQQMANNAKAKEKVAELQDFVRRFSANKSKARQATSRAKQIDKIKIEEFKPSSRQNPFVRFDGEKKLHRLAVEVQSLSKAYDKTLFKNIDLMVEAGERIAIIGANGIGKTTLLRCIGGGDITGLNADYGTVKWAENANVGYMPQDPTEEFASDKNLTDWIGQWTQEGDDDQAVRSILGRLLFGGDDVKKSVKVLSGGEKGRMMYGKLMLGRHNVLLLDEPTNHMDMESIESLNIALEKYAGTLIFVSHDREFVSSLATRVLEIKENEIIDFQGSYEEYLSSQGIE
- a CDS encoding ferrous iron transporter B; its protein translation is MNELFSPLIALVGNPNCGKTALFNRLTGARQKVANYAGVTIERKEGKFRSDAGRQWQVLDLPGTYSLHAITPDEKITQEVVTGQRTDETMPDAVVCVVDATNLKRGLRVVFELLALGQPLILAVNMMDIAKKRHIHIDIAALSRKLNIPVVETIAVDPKGIDALLTELEALAQTLQPNGNITPHALSAQSPESLQQQANAVLEACVTQDVDAASERAASLSYRLDSWILHPAIGPVIFATLMFLVFQAVFAWAQAPMDLIKSSIDAAGTAVESALAPGILQGLLVKGVIGGAGSVLVFLPQIVILFFFILIMEDSGYLPRAAFLLDRVMGKVGLSGRAFIPLLSSFACAIPGIMATRTIQNPRDRLVTIMIAPLMTCSARLPVYALIIAAFIPDQTVLGMLNLQGLVLFLLYLGGIVSAMLVAYFFKKKWGSEVHQQALMLELPDYRWPNVRNLLLGLWERIKIFTTRVGTIILSLMILLWFLSSFPGAPENATQPPIYYSIAGYLGRALEVIFAPIGFNWQICIALVPGLAAREVAVAALGTVYALSQSGEELSRSLEPLIAHSWSVPTALSLLAWYVFAPQCVATLSVVKRETNTLRYPVIMAAYLFGLAYCASFLTYHISSFFLGR
- a CDS encoding FeoA family protein, whose translation is MSGSPLQQAVSTTLNLMKVGDSGVVVDVQEQGDAKDDSLFNITRRLKELGFVKGEPVKILHKGYFGGEPLAVRIGQSTFALRNFEAALIGVTNLGVSHSEKVGT
- a CDS encoding helix-turn-helix domain-containing GNAT family N-acetyltransferase, whose protein sequence is MDASISSLTVQGIRDASRRLVRELGFMKPTLAGTMLPASAVHALIEIGDHGVHSATALCEILGLEKSSVSRMVRKLIEGGELAEAGNLKDGREKQLVLSPKGRQTLLAINRFASLQVGKALERIPVSAHGKVQTGLNMYAEALAVARKGDSAATAHDTYIQSGYHPGILGRVVEMHARYYARYAGFGHFFEAKVASGIAEFAGRLENPGNQLWFAIRDNIILGSIAIDAEDLGGNIAHLRWFIVDDELRGSGIGRRLLAEAISFCDRQQFSEIHLWTFKGLDAARRLYEEAGFVLLEEFRGQQWGEEVLEQKFSRPHPAIL